In one Bifidobacteriaceae bacterium genomic region, the following are encoded:
- a CDS encoding SAF domain-containing protein: MGKLPERRSVRAFAWRARWAIWALFAALLVRIALPGIVSAATGGELAVVLARNIAAGSELTAADVRLARIPAGVLPANALDEIDQAVGGRVVIDLPSGMVLVEGLLGEASAVEGIPAGLVAVALRLNDPGLADVLAAGDRIDVMASAGASASGSIAPAQRLATAALVLDVPGRRATESGDTGGLLPGPSGTGSDQSGLLLVGVIPEEAALISGASSWAVITAVLVPA; the protein is encoded by the coding sequence GTGGGCAAGTTGCCAGAGCGCCGGAGTGTGCGGGCGTTCGCGTGGCGCGCCCGGTGGGCCATTTGGGCTCTCTTCGCCGCGCTGCTGGTTCGGATTGCCCTCCCCGGAATTGTGAGCGCGGCCACAGGTGGCGAGCTGGCTGTCGTTTTGGCGCGCAACATTGCGGCTGGGTCGGAGTTGACGGCGGCGGATGTGCGTCTGGCCCGCATTCCCGCCGGCGTGCTTCCGGCTAATGCCTTGGATGAGATTGACCAAGCAGTAGGCGGTCGCGTGGTCATTGATCTGCCCAGCGGAATGGTGCTGGTCGAGGGCCTCCTGGGAGAGGCCAGCGCAGTAGAGGGCATACCCGCAGGTCTGGTGGCGGTCGCTCTGCGGTTGAATGACCCAGGTCTGGCTGACGTTCTGGCCGCTGGTGATCGCATTGACGTGATGGCCTCCGCCGGGGCGAGCGCCTCCGGCTCCATCGCACCGGCTCAGAGGCTGGCCACGGCCGCTTTGGTGTTAGACGTCCCGGGACGTCGCGCCACCGAATCCGGCGACACGGGCGGCCTTCTGCCGGGGCCAAGCGGAACTGGAAGCGACCAGTCCGGCCTGCTCCTGGTGGGCGTGATCCCTGAGGAGGCGGCCCTGATCAGCGGAGCAAGTTCGTGGGCTGTTATAACGGCCGTCCTTGTGCCCGCCTGA